The genomic stretch GGCCTTgtcttctaattttcattttaaaaaatggtgatagagggactggggttatggctcagtggtggaatgctcacctagcatgggtgaggccctgagtttgatccttagcaccacataaaaaataaggtattgtgttcacTGACGACTAAAaactatctatctatatctatatctatatatctataacTATATCTATATAAAATGATAGGTTCTGAGatatgtacctgtaatcccagctacttgggagaatgagtttggaggattttaagtttgaagccagcttcagcaatttagtgaggccctgtctcaaaataaaagggactggggatgtggtttagtggtataacacccctgggttcaatccccagtaccacaaaaaataaaaataaaaagaaaccatttAACCTAGGGTAGAGTATATGACTCactgcagagtgcttgcctatcaagtTTGTGACAACAAAAGATTAGATTCTGAGTCAGCCACatattctttgcctttttctacTATATGCTGTCTTGCTTGGTCTAGATAGAAAATGGAAAGGCTTCTAGTATATTGCCTTTGGGAATCAGAAATGagataatttttgtttctaactCAGACTGGTACCTTGAGCAATCAACTTTTACTTTCAAACTAATAAgttattgtaaaattatttttttgtatacTTTTGATCTAGATTTTAAATCTGTAATGTCTTCTTCTAGTTGGATTGGATGCTGCTGGCAAGACGACCATTCTTTATAAACTGAAGTTAGGGGAGATAGTCACCACCATTCCTACCATTGGTAAGAAAGTTTACTGTTGACCTTACCTTATATCTTGGAATGGGAAGAAAAGCAGAATCTGTGTTTTTGTTAAAACTTTATGATTTTCTTAGTAGAATAGCTAAGATATTCCACAGTAAAGGAGTGTATTTTCTTAATGATGCATTATGcacagcatttttgttttttccttgtagGTTTTAATGTGGAAACAGTAGAATATAAGAACATTTGTTTCACAGTATGGGATGTTGGTGGTCAAGATAAAATTAGGCCTCTCTGGAGGCATTACTTCCAAAATACCCAGGTAAGaatattataaaagtttttttaaactttttttttttttaatggtttcatGTTCTGAATTTTACTTGGAGGTTGGTGTTTACTATATGAGTTGACCTTATAACTACTCCCATATTCTTTAGTGGACTCTTTAACTCATGCCTTTGAAAACTAAATTCCCTGTTGTGAAAGAGTTACATAGCCAACCTAGTAAGATTTTGAAAGATGAGGTGGGATTGGTAcaaaagatctcagaaatgacctgtctcccaaattaacaagtgagttagaactccaacagagaacatgtggaatgtggcttttgaatcacctctttaaaaaccccctATTCCTGCTGATGggtagaatcacagcctctgggacaggaagcttttctagcaaagcaataaaacttctttttcctttttctcacacacacaaaaaaagaatgaattaagtcTCTCATCGTAGTTTAGAAAGTAAAGTATGTGTAACTTTCTATCATAGTGGTTTCTAATGAATTTAAGACAATGATAGACCTTCATGTAACCCAGGtacatatttactttatttaaaatacattaagatAAATGCTGGGTTGACTTGTAagataatttcattattattatgtaGTATATATAATACTGGCATGGAAGAGACTTCAGTGATCCTGTAGATTAGGAGTTCTCAAATTTGGCTGCACATGAGACTTGAGGTGATCTCAAAATCCAGAAACCCCAATCATAGCAAAATGCCACTTGAACCAGAATCTCTGAGCAAGTAAAGTAAGCATCGTTAGTGTTTCTAAAACTTGAACGTGCATATGAATTACCTGGATATTTGTCAAAAATACAGATTGGTTTTATAGAGCCTGGCTAAAGCCTCGGGTTCttgtatttctaacaagttctctGGTGATGCTGATTTTGGATTTTACAACAGCAGTCTTACTAATATTCCGGGACTGTAAGTAAGGCTCTCTTCCTTGTCATTAGATAGATGTCAGTAGCAGCTCTCCCTCCCTGAGTTGCAACAGTCCAAAATTTGGAATATAATCCCTAGGAGcaaactttcttctcagtgagTCTAAATCTCATATATAAGGAAATTGAAACTTGAAATGACAACAAGATTGGAGAGTTTTTGTTTAATCTAGTCCCAATTTTGTTGTCTCTTTTACTCATAAAGGGTTATTCACTAGTTTATTTACTACCGAAGTTGATAATATGTGATATTAAAAGCACTGATAGGTTTTAAGATTGTAATGTTAGACtttgttttagtgagcttttttgctgctgtgactaaatgacccaaccagtactactgtagaggaggaagtttatttgagggctcaagtttcagaggtcttagtccatagaaggctgactccatcccttggggctccaggtgaggcagaacatcatggcggaagagcatggcagagggaagcagcttgcatcatcaggaagcagagaaagagagttaGTCtgtactctccagatacaaaatatataccccaaagccacactccaattccagtctcctccagccacaccctaccacttaaCAGttcatcccatcagggattaattcactgattgggttaagactcttacaacccaatcatttctcctttgaaccttcctgcattgtctcacatgtgagcttttggggacaccccACGTCCAAATGATAGCAGACTTGCTCtccaacatttaaaatatttcatacaagTGAAGTATGCCACCAGAAGGCAGTGGATACCCTAGGTGAGAGGTTGGAACAAACCTGGTTTAAATAGAAGGACCAGAAGGCAGTGAATACCCTAGGTGAGAAGTTGGAATAAACCTGATTTAAATAGAAggtttcttatttaaaaacaagaatgtgaatgtTCATTAAATAGATTTGGTTAGCACAGATATTTTGATACAGTGGTACAtgctttaaaaaactttattttgggaaaattttcaaacatacacaaaaataggGTACCATAATAAACTCCCACATATTTATTGTACAACTTTAGTTGTTGGGATATAGTCAATATTGTTTAACTGATATTCATCTTTAATGAGTCCCAGTCCCCTGGATTATTTTAAAGTGGGTCTTAAGTTGTTTCATttagtagttttgtttttgttttgggggatggTGGGTAaaggtactgaggatcaaacccaggggcactttgtaATTggacatccctatccctttttaaaaaattttgaaaaaaaaaaatttttttttgagacagggtctctggataagttgctcaggttgcctttgaatttgtggtcttcctgcctcaacctctctagttgcttggattacaggtaccACTGCTGAACCTGGTAGGGAGCATATTTTTGAAGTAAAGTTAAATATCGTGTAAAACCTTTCTGATCTTTGACCCAATGGTAACCATGGTTTTATCCCTGGATTTATTGCAATGCTTTGTAAGAACGTTTGAGTTTTACATTTGAGATTAGACCTGTTCCTGGCCTTTGGACTACCCCAGAATTAAAATCCCAAGTATTTCTTCCTAGGGAATTCATGTCTGCTGGAGAAAGTCTTAGGTGTCACCTGATGTAATCACAGTTAAGCTCTTAGCTTGCATTTTTAGCATTCCTGATCATTTTTTCTagctataaaatttaaaagaaatgtttagcCATTTAATTGTGTTTCTAACTTACATTACGACCTAGAACACAGggttttttctattaaattcatctttcttcattagataattattttgctgttctaaataaatatttggttttttaaagTAATCTTATAATAACTGGGCTTATTTTTAGAATCCTAAGTTTTTCTACACTCTTGATTCTAGACTATCTAGGAAGAGaataatttagaatttattcataaaataattttcactctTGATTTAACTTTTGAACCTACagcatttctgtgtgtgtgtgtgtgtgtgtgtgtgtgtgcgtgtgtgtgtggtgtgtttcactggggattgaacctggggtactCTACCAGTGAACTATTTCTccaccccattttatttttacttttgaaacatGGCCTCATTATGTTGCAGAGGTTGTCCTCCAACTTGCAATACTCTTGCCTTGGCCCCCTGAGTCATTGGtatttcaggttttcaccatcattattcacattttaaaataattaaaatggaatagtAGTGAAGATAGAATTGGATCCCTTTTAAAGGACTTACCTCTTCTAGAGGGCATAGAAGGTATATTCTAACAAAAGGAATAATTGCTTTTGAGATAAGGAAGTAGAATGAGGAGACGTAGGTTTTCTAAGCATCTCTGGTAAAGACAAGCACAGTACACAGTTCTTAATATCTCATGGAGGATCCTACGAACCTCTGACTGCATTTACTCTTTAACAGGCTTATAaagttaatgtttttattttctagaagagGAGTTATATTCAAGGCATAAGTAGTATAAATAACAAGTACTGCTGAGATTTCTTTTCATCATGCTGCCATTGGCTCAAAAAGCACCAAAAGTTTTTTCAGAGGATATTATGATTAAAGTAATAGTTTCCAAAATAGAGTAATAGTTTCCTTCCAGTAAAGAACATGGATTTGAAATTTGCTAAATAAGCAAAAGCATAAGACAGTTTGTTATACAGGATCAAAAATACTTCAGGGGACAGAGTGGTGGTGTATGTTTGTTATCCTAGCattttaggagactgaggcaacaTAAGTTTGAGGcttgcctcagcaatttagcaagatcctgtattaatcaaaagtgaaaaggactggggtgtagttcagtggtagagtacccctaggttcaatccccattacaaaaaaatgtaaattaaataaaataactttagaGGGTAGGgttgtagaaagaaaaatatttaaagcactCAATCACATTAGCAAAATAAGAATAGATTTTACCAAAGCTATTAAATTAATCTGTCCCTGCTTTTCTAGCTGAGAATTTCATACTTTCCCATTTGAAAGTTGTTTTAtttggaggtactggggattgaacccaaaggtgctttactgtgccacatccccagccctttgtattttttattttgaggcaggatcttctAAGCTGCTTaagggcctttctaaattgctgaggcaagccttgaacttgcattgcAATCCACTGTTTATCTTTAAAGATTGTCACTactgagaccatctcaaaatatataaacaggTGGGAATGTAGGTCAATGGTAGATCATACTggagtacttaaaaaaaaaaaaaatcaactaccttcctttttgttaagaatttcttATTTGAGCTGGGCACGgttgtgcatacctgtaatcctggtgactccaAAACCTGAaacaggaggactgaaagtttaaagccagcctcagcaattgagtgaggccctaagcaacttagtgtgagaccctgtctctaaataaaatattaaaaaaaaaaaaataagaatttcttatTTGATCAAGTAAACCTTGAaattttcatggttttttttttgttttctttccagattAAATCTGATGATGAGatagttttaaagatttttttttccctttggcagTACTGTGGATAGAACCCAAGGATAGAAtacttgtgtgtgctaggcagatagttcaccactgagttactgtgctacatccccaatcctcaTGTTGTATTTTGTTTGAGCCTTCTCGTGATAGAGTTCGCAGGCAACATTCTGGAACAaagctcttttttctttctacgATGAAGCATGTGCAAACTCTCCCTTCACTCTTGTcgcttttctttttatattttgtggcaTGCCTTTTTGTGAGTAAGCCATTTCTTAGTAAATTCATAATTCTTTGGGATCCTTAGTTTATTCTTCTCCCTTTTGTCCTCACattatgtgtttgttttgctcTTTACTTACTTGTGCTTACATATgctagggaagaaaaaaggaatgaaaagtatTCTCAGTATAGTTGAGAAAAATTATCATTGGTtaagattaatatttttcttttaggctTGGAATTACATAAGTTAAAGTCACAAATGGTGGTGCTCtttaatttttagtattaaaGCTCTTTGTTTTGTTAGATTTTCAATAAGAGAACATTTTCTTCCATGTCTAACCTTGATAACATTTTGCCAGTGTGTTTCATATTTACTCTCTATgccttaagttttattttataatttattgaaatatttttcctaggGTCTTATTTTTGTGGTAGATAGCAATGATCGTGAAAGAATTCAGGAAGGAGCCCAGGTACTACAGAAAATGGTaagtatgtatttaaaattttatcattttcaaggCTTGTTTTTCTGGGTGAGAGTGGTTGTGTTAGTGGTTGGTACATATTTTTAAGAGGTAGAAAGTAACTTCAGAAACTATTATTCACAGGTTCTTaagaatgcacacacacaaaaatctccTATAAAGCTATTtatttggtgctagggattgcaCATTGGAATTATGTGCTTTGTCACTGGACTTGCATCCATGGCTCCCTTTGGAACTTGCttgcttattcatttatattttgggtACTGGGGTTTAACACAGGgtcgctttaccactgagccgtgTTCCCAGTCctccttattttttatattgagacagagtctctctaagttgctaaggctgtccttgaacttgtaatcctcctgcctctgccttctgagtcactgggattaccatgtatgccattgtgcccagctcctgtagagcttttttaaaaaacacagaagaTTAGCTACCTCAGTAAGTTGAGAAGAAGATGCATGGGGCTTATGCatggggcttagtggtagagtacttggctGGTATGtacaaggcccctgggttcaattccctgtagcacaaacaaaaaagaaaaactgcctAGAATACTCCATGATTGATTTTGATGCATATTTTCTGGTTGAGGATGTTTGATTTAGtccagttctttattttataaatataaagtcTGTAGTTTTTCAGTTTTAACCTGAGAATTCTGGTTTGAATCCCTTGTTCCCAGGGTCCTCAGGTTCAATTTTCCCAGTACtattttatagtactggggattaaacccagaggcattctaccactgagctgtattctaaacctttttaatttaatgttgagacaggacctcactaagttgccctaaggctggcactgaacttgaaattctcctgtctcagcctccctagttgttGGAATTATAGGAATTGCCACCACACTGGACTTAGGTTCAGTTTTCTCTGCTGTGCTTatgattcagaaatattttgtaagTAAAGATAgcatgttcatctacaactaaaaatactgaaaaaaaatcctgaagagagaaaaattgtTGAGGAACCTTATTATGGTTTCATATGTATAGCCATGAAACATTTACTGAAATGAAACCCTGATTCTCATTCATTGCTTCTGTGAGTTGAGtagtatataaaaacaatttttttgttatgtgtataaCTGAGTCACTGATGACTTCTTGCCTATATAGAGTCAGATTTCACCAACTTCTACTCTTTTTTTGAGAAGAGCTATGGATTCATAAACCACaaatatcattcatttaaaatatgcagaCTGGACtcagtggtgcactcctataatcccagcaaatcgggaggctgaggcaggaggattgcaagttcaaagccagcggtTAGCAGTTTATCAAGGCACTTAGCAGCCTAGTAagacctaaataaaatacaaaaaggactggggatgtggcttggtggttaagtgcccctgggttcaatccctggtaccaaaaaaaaaatagaaataaataaataaaatgtgcagtcaagctgggtgtagtggcacacactcataatcccagtggcttgggaggctaaggcaggaggattatgagttcaaagccagtttcagcattttagtgagcccctaagcaactcagtgctctctctaaataaaatataaaaaagggctgaggatgtggctcagtggttaattctCCCTGGATTGAATCCCTGATACTGATaactaaagataaaataaaatgtgtaaaccagggctggggatgcagctcagtggtatagcactcaGCATGTTCAAGgctctgggttggatccctagtaTCCAAGAAAAGGTGTGagtcagtggtttttagtatacaAAGTTTTATTAACCATCACCAGAATCTAATATTAGAACATTTCTGTCACTTCAAAAATAAATCCTGGAACCATTAGCAGTCATTCCCCATTACCTTCCTTTCCCTACCCCACATCCCTGGCCCCTGACAGTCACTAATCTATTTGgctctttattctttatattcctataaatggaatcaatatcatatgtggtcttttgtgactaaCTTCTTTCACCTAGCATaatttttcaaggttcattcatgttgtattTATTATACAATACTTATTCTTACCAGCTTCTATTCTTGGtgcttttcttgtgctttttatGATACCACTAATGTCCTAGTGATTCTATTGTCTCAGTGTTGTGAGACCCCATTGTCTGGAAAGGATGAAAATCCAAAAGGATCATCATCTAAATACTTCTGCTATTATGTACTATAAGATTATGCTTTAAACACTGTATCCCATATGTATTTCTTGACTTTGGCAGTCCTCATTCTCTATAGAAATTCATGAAGGTGATTTACCTTAATTAGGGTATAGGATGATTGGCTTGAACAATAGTTTTACTTTACTTGAAGGCATATGATTATTTAATCTAGATTTAAAAACTGAAGGATATGAGATTTAAGTTGTAAAAGTATCTGAAATTTACCTAGAGAAATTTGGTTGTTGTTTAATGctatttaatgttgaaaaaatatatatagtaagaCAGTGTTTTGGACACTTTGTTATAATAATTGGATCTCAGTTTTTGTTACTACCATACCTTTGATTTCCAGCTTGAGGAAGATGAGCTGCAAGATGCGGTTCTGCTGCTTTTTGCAAACAAACAGGATTTGCCAAATGCTATGGCTATCAGTGAAATGACAGATAAATTAGGCCTTCAGTCTCTTCGTAACAGAACAGTAAGTATTTGGAGGTTAATACTGACTTCCTGACTTCTAGAGTTACTATTTCAGCTAATACTCAATTTAAACATTGATAGTTAACCTCTTTGAGCAGGTAATGAGcacatcatttataaaaattatggtAAAGTAAGCCAGGCAtgatagtgcatgcctataatcccagctacttgggaggctgaggcaggagaatttcaagttcaaggccagtctcagcaatttagtgagaccctttctcaaaaataaataagtaaaaagctGGGAAtgttagctcagtagtagaatgcttgcctaatatgtgagaatctgggttcaaatcccaatacaacatatacacacagatatgATAATATAGTCTTTTGATTATACAAAAGTCAGCCCTTTTAGTTGAGTAGTTTGTTAGTTACTATTTTCCCCATGAATATTCCCTTCAGTTTAAATGGTGGAAAATTGACTAAATCTAATGAATAGGTAGATGTAGCTTTaaatatgggggggggggggttgtgaGAAGCAAGAGGTGTGAGAAAATTCTGAATCATAAAGCATAGGTAATTTTGAGTAATCTTTATAGTTAGAAAATCATTGGATATCAAATTATGTTTGAGATGTAGTCATTTAACATATTTCCTCATATTTTCcaatgtttttgtatatttttgtttccttttttcacaGTTACTGCTGACAAGTAACTGCTGACTTAGTAGTAACCTTGGGCATTTGAAGGGGGAATACTTAGTATTTTGATTAAGAAGGTTTAAACACTGGTTATACACAATCTTGTTAATCAgtattttcttgtcctttcttcaCAGTGGTATGTTCAAGCCACTTGTGCTACACAAGGAACTGGTCTGTATGAGGGACTTGACTGGCTGTCAAATGAGCTTTCAAAACGTTAAATGAAGCCGGATATCTAACCAAGGACACATTTTGATAGAATTGGTCTAGGCTTGTTACAACAAAATTAGTTTGCATCTTGGTTATTAAACTGTATCTGGGACTGGTTTGGGCAGAATATTACAGCATTTAAACTTATTTTGTTGCCAATTATTGTTTACCAAGTATATTGTTGCTCCTTAGCAGTATGCTTGGTTTTGAAGAAATTCTCCTTGGGGAAAAAagtatcctttttaaatttttatttcctttaaaccTAAATGCCTGGACATAGCTATTGTGacacctttaaataaatcagttttgaATGTTTTTTGAGCCCACAACGAATAATGTTTTAAAGTCACCCCCTTGCTACTTTACTGATACCTATATCATTCCTGGGACAGTCTGCTGATTTAAACATGTAGCattccatttgtatttatttctatccCTTGCCAAAAGGATTTTCTAATACTGCTTGTACCAGCCAGGGAAATGCTCCAAAACACTATTCAACTCTCTTGCACTGAGAAACTTAATATTTCTTCCCTATTATTGACTCCTGATTTCCATCAGCCAAACTTAACCTTGGTGTGGTTTGGATTTATAGCTAATTCTGTGCTGGTTGCAAAGAGTTCATATTGAGATGGCTTTTAATACTCAGCAGATTGTCTtcctttatattgtttcttttttatgttgcATGTTGCTTTTGGTATCAGCCTGACTCTTTGCCCAGTATATGATAGTTCTGCTGATGTTCTGTTTATTGGTAAACATATCTTTCATTAAGAGTTTTTTTTGAAAACTCGTCAAACACAATGAATAAGTTTTCTTCATAACCCATTTGAAATTATTcctaataaaatgataaaatagatagTTGTGTGTTCTTCTTGAGTCTTTATATTTGACATAGATTTTCTTACAGCaaatttgatttgtttattttataaactctGGTCAATAAATACAAATCCCAGTGGGTTTACTAATTATTTAAGTTGGAGGTAGACTTATCGTGAGTTATTATAACGGAGTGGGGCACAACATCAAACTTTAAATTTCAGCAgacagcagtgcacacctgtaatcccaacaactcgggaagctgaggcagaaggatcgcagatttgaggccagcctcaggaacttagcaagtcCATAAGCAACTTggtaaaatcctgtctcaaattaaaatatgaaaaagggttggggatgtaaagcacctctgggataaatccccagtaccaaaaagaaagaaagaaaaaaagatttagttTTGTAAAATCCCATTTGATgcagtaaatttaaaaagttggatcaagaacaaaaaaataaaacgaaTTGCTCCGAAAGCATgtattatggggctggggttgtggctcaggggtagagcacttgcctagcatatgtggggcactgggttcgattctcagcaccacatgtaaataaaataaaggtccattgacaactaaaataaaataaaaaaaaataaaaaagcatgtaTGCATATTTGTTTCAGAGCTAACactagttaaaattttttttctcaagtgcTGTTTGCATGGCAGAATACATAGACTTAAGTGATGCTACTGTACTGCAAAGAAGAGCAAATTCTACAGTCACTTCTTTTTGACTTTACAGATTTTAAACTTCAACTGCGAACTGCATGTGACTTGTTCTTTAGTGACTAAGGCAATAAAAGTATACCCCATGACCTATATATATTAGGTAATTAAGGACTACAACCTGTTAGCTTTGAGTGACTTACGATTATATTCTAatgttttatgtattataaatcttgcttttttatggtttttttttttttttttggtttcattttattgtggtacttgctgaggatggaacccaaggctttgAGCATGCTAAtaagcaagcagtctaccacagagctacatccccagacctctttTTTATGGTTCTTAGTGGCCTGAATAGATTCAGACATTTATGgatcaaaaatttatttctaaaaccaaGTATATGCTTGTAAAACTtgtaaatttatgaattaaaaaaacaatggcTCAAATATAAGGAAAATGTACATAAGTAGTTTATGATCATCAAAAAGAGGTTCTGGGACACAGTATATGTTTAACTAGTTTGTGTCACTTGATGTGATTACAATTTTCCTAGACCACTGGATTAATTCTCCCTTCTTTGCAAATAAGGGAGTTCTCATATATATGGGGTATAAATAAATCTTCAGTAAGTTCAGTATTTAGCTAATAGTTAAATCatcattatattaattttaaaaagctaactcAATTAAGCTAAAGTTACTTTGATGGACTCTATAGAGAATCCATCTACTCTTATTTGTGATACAGGACAGCTATTACTACCATTGGAAATGACTgcattacattaaaaattttaaatttcttgatttttactaAATGGGCTGAAAATACTTGCAAgactgctttgttttgtttttaaagcattaaCTCGGTAACTGGTTTCAGTACCTATTCAAATGCAttccaaaaatctaaaatgaaaaatttcagaaaccaTTAACGTGGTAACTTTTGCTTCTAgaaattactttttcttaaatctttataAAGTATTAAAGCCAAACTGcgaagtttttattgtttttcaaagagAAGTGATCAAATACTTTGGGAGAATACATCATGAGATGATGCTAGAATGACTTTCCCTGTTTTATATAGACTTTAAGAAATCACTATCACTGTCCTAATTTATTGTTCAGTAATCTTATTAAATAACACTCTCAAGATTCAATGATTTTATTGTTCACTCAAATGTTAAAACTTAGTGTTGGTCAGTCAATAAGATGTCTCAGTGACCTCCCTTATAAAGACCAGTTAATTATACCccaaattaaaaagtattctGTCAAATAGTGGTCACATATGTTAACAGAGAAACTGAAGAggaattataatttcttttaaaggcTCATTAGCATCAGGGTTGAAGATGGTACCATTATCTGTTCTCTGCCCCTATCTAGCAAGCTTTAATTGTTTTGGTCAATAATATTTCCCATTGTCTTTTGTCTAGCTTATCAATTGCTTTTCTGTTGTATAATGTCAATATTTTGCTAAAGATTTCAATTTCCATGGATCTCACCCCTTTATCTTACATAttctttgttgaaaataaaacCTGATTGTGGGGGGACCCTGTGAAATATATTACCTTAGTTTTGTAGATACTTGAGTTTATTTCAGCATATGTACAAAattacatgtattaattttactttctttaatatGGATTTCTGGTTCTTTGTGATGGCACTTTGAAAATGACTTTGGACTTGGTGAAAATAAGTGTTTTACTTCATGGCATGGTTGATGTTTTCATAATGTAAATACTGGCTACCAACTTGGATAGAATTAATATGAAAGGTTGAGTAATAAGAACAAATGGTATTTGCTAG from Sciurus carolinensis chromosome 17, mSciCar1.2, whole genome shotgun sequence encodes the following:
- the Arf4 gene encoding ADP-ribosylation factor 4, translating into MGLTISSLFSRLFGKKQMRILMVGLDAAGKTTILYKLKLGEIVTTIPTIGFNVETVEYKNICFTVWDVGGQDKIRPLWRHYFQNTQGLIFVVDSNDRERIQEGAQVLQKMLEEDELQDAVLLLFANKQDLPNAMAISEMTDKLGLQSLRNRTWYVQATCATQGTGLYEGLDWLSNELSKR